DNA sequence from the Glycine soja cultivar W05 chromosome 18, ASM419377v2, whole genome shotgun sequence genome:
ccagctcgctaagccaaaatttaattactctcgcttagcaagccaatctcgctaagcgagacttCAGAAGATGAAACGTTCAAgtagcctttaaaacactgaagttggcgAAAACTAAAAGAAAGTCGGAAAAACAGAGCCAAGGGAGAAGCTGAAGCAACAGAAATTGAGCCACCAAGAGAGTTTAGGTTTGAGGAGTGAGATTAGGGTTCTAGaggttgaaggagacatcctcaatcCTTCTTAGTCATTTTCTTCCACTTAAACTctattcttccttgtattgataGTTCATTTCTTGTAATGAAAGGCTAAACCTCTTGGTTGGGAAGTTCTGCTGAACCCTTGATGTAATATtctttcactatctatttaatgttgtttttctaTGTTCATTGCTTCcatctatgcttatttttacaTGCTCATGGCTTGACCACCgatttgtatgtatagttaggatttttagcattgggaagTGCTTTATagccttagaacttggtagagcaagctagaaaactgtatgtctaggaatgaaATGCAACGATCTAGTTCATATTATGTTGTAGacttaatgcaactcttttaggctgagtttgttgagggatcaaggatgaggtttaaagagagttaggctcattcactAGAGGGATCTTAGTTTGGGTAATTTCTCAGtataagaacactaggatagcattaaatagagaaaaacagaTAAGAACTTCAAGGAAAATTCAGTAGAacgacccaacgctttttactTGACTATTTTTACTTCTCAAACTTTGGATATTTAGTTTGTATTTAAATAGATTTTAGAACAAAAATCCATCTTGATATTTACTTAGCTTTTAGTTATACAAATGTTTGCGCACTGAATATACAATTTGTTagtgaaacaaattccctgTGGATATGATACTCGGtcttatcattttaatatactaCTTGTACGAATCGGTACACTTGCCGAAGAGCAAACAAGTTTTTggtgccgttgccggggaatTTCTTTCCACTTAGATAGTATAGTTCAGTTTGTaaacatttattctttattctttgattgattttgtgaatagttagttaggatttattttttctcttgactTGGTTAATTGCTGCTCTGTTAGTGCTTCTTGTATGTGAGGTAACTCTTCAGCAGGGAATTTAGCTCCATTAGATTTGGAGATAAAAGCTACTTGCAGGAGAAACAACacagagagaaggagaaaaacTTTGCAAGAAAAGACAACATAGCGAAGTTCAGAGGAAGCTGAATCATCTTCAGCATTTCCAGACTTAAAAGAATCCGAAGTAGGTGCGTCTGAAGCACATATCATGGATGAAGATCAACCACAATGGGTGACTCTTGAGGACTATTCAAGCTCTATCGTGCCGCAATTTTTCACAAGTATTACGTGGTCGGAAGTCCAAGCTCATAACATCACATATcctcattccttgatccagctGATTCAAGGAAATTTGTTTAATGGTTTGCCAAATGAAGACCCTTACGCACACCTTGCTACTTATATAGAAATCTGCAACACAGTGAAAATTGTAGGGGTGCCGGAAGATGTAGTGCGGCTTAGCTTGTTCTTATTTTCCTTGGctggagaagccaagaggtggctgcATTCTTTCAAGGGAAACAACTTAAAGACTTGGGAAGAGGTTGTAGAGAAATTTCTGAAGAAGTACTTCCCAGAATCAAAGACAGCTGAAGGCAAGGCAACtatttcttcatttcatcaatttcTAGATGAATCCCTAAGTGAAGCGCTTAAGAGATTCTGTAGCTTTCTGCAGAAGACACCAACTCATGGATTCTCCGAGCCGATTCAACTGAACATTTTCATTGATGGTTTGAGACTGCAGTTCAAGCAGTTATTGGATGCTTCTGTTGgaggaaaaattaaattgaagactCTTGAAGAAGCAATGGAACTCATAGAGAACATGGCTGCTAGTGATCATGCTATTCTGCGTGATAAAACTCACGTAACCACAAAAAGAAGCCTGTTAGAGCTTTCTTCCCAAGATGCACtattggcacagaacaagcTGCTAGCTAAGATGCTAGAATCACTTACACAAACACTTAGCAAGCTTCCAACACAGTTACAAGCGGCTTAGCCTTCCCATTCAGCAGTTATACAGGTTTGAGGTTGTAGTATATGTGGAGGAGCACATGAATTTGGCTATTGCATACCCCTAGATGATGCTATAAAAGAAGTGAATTCCATGGGGAACCAAAGCAGACAAGGATTCCATTCAGGCGGCTTTTCATGTTACCAACAAGGAGGGCATTTTAATCAGAATCAAGGGCACTGGAGGTCTCATCCAGGGAACCAATTCAATAAAGATCAAGGAGGACCATCCAATAGGCCTCAGAATTAAGGGCCTAGCCTATATGACAAGACAACCAAGCTGGAAGAGACTTTGGCTCAATTTATGCAAGTTTCAATGTCCAATCACAAGAGCACAGAGTCAGCTATAAAGAACCTAAAGATTCAAGTGGGGCAGCTAGCTAAACATATAGCTCACAATTCTTCTGGAGGTTTTGGGGCCAATACTGAGAAAAATCCCAAGGAAGAATGCAAGGCTGTCATAACTAGAAGCAAGAGGGAGACTGTGGTGGAAGATGAAGGGAGGATTAGTGATGAGAAAGAGTTAGTAGctaaaggagaaaaagaagaagatcagatgagggagaagaaaataactgatgaggagaaagaagaaaaagaagaagaaaatgaaaaaaaaaaaagagaaaaagaggaagagaagaagacAAAGAGTGAGTTGGCCACAGAAAAGAGGCAAGAGGCTATCTCATATACAGGGAAGGAAGCACCATACCCTTTGGTGCCTTCCAAGAAAGACAAGGAAAGACACTTTGCtcgtttccttgatatcttcaagaaattggagataaCTATCCCTTTTGGAGAAGCCTTGAAACAAATGTCACTCTACTCCAAGTTTCTTAAAGATCTACTGACCAAGAAGGGCGAATATATCCATAGTGATAATATTATGGTGGAGGGAAACTGCAGTGTTGTTATTCAAAGAATCCTTCCACCTAAATGCAAGGATCCAGGGAGTGTTACAATCCCTTGCTCTATTGGTGCAGTGTTAGTTGGAAAAGCCCTCATTGACTTGGGGGCCAACATTAATTTGATGCCTCTCTCCATATGCAGAAGGATTGGAGAGCTGGAAATCATGCCAAGAAGAATGACATTGCAATTGGCAGATCAGTCTATTGCAAGGCCTTATGGCATGGTAGAAGATGTTTTGGTCAAAGTGCGACAGTTTACTTTCCCTGCAGATTTTATGATCATGGATATTAAAGAGGATCCTAAAATTCCATTGATTTTAGGCCATCCCTTCATGCTAACCGCCAATTGTGTGGTGGATATGGGGAAAGGTAACCTTGAAATGGATATAGATGACCAGAAGGTCACATTTGACTTGTTTGATGCAGAAAAGCACTCACTTGACCGAAATATTTGCTCTAAGATggatgaaattgagaatgagatgGCTCAGATGGCCAGAGCCAAGATTGCACAAGACCCTTAAAGGTAACATGCGCCAAGCTAGTGatattaaagaagcgcttactgggaggcaacacAGTCTTTTTCCTTGTTTTCTTAATCATTGCTTTCTATACATCAGTGCAGATAGTTAGGTTTCAACTTGTTTGTGATTGCTAGAGTAAGACATCAACACGCTTTATATGATAAAAGGGTTGGCAAAAGCTTCTCTAAAGCTATGGATGAggaaataacttagaaaattctTCAGTCATCCACTCGCTCAGTGCGCcctatgcgctaagcgagtcttACTTCGTGCACTGAGCAAGTTGTCACTCACACTAAGCGCGCCAACCCCCACCCATTGGCTGAAggggtctcgctaagcgagacagtTGCACTAAGCCCAACAAGTTCCATATTTCAATCTTAACATTATTACATATTTCAATGAAagttgccaagtgtgcatagagatcttcattaggtaatccttcaAATAAGTTCCcttgtattaaatgaattaaggaatgtggatagttgatgttgttagcttGCACTTCAAAACGTGCAATgctagtgaaaaattgtggtactGAACTACTTGAGTAACCCTCAAGGGTAATCCTCTGGTCATGCTCTTCTGCCATGGTAATGACTTCAGGTAATTGAGTGGCatattcccttgatgatggtgaatcaggtgataataagtcagagaaatgagtctcctcctcaagaatggatgcaactgttcTATCTTGCAtaagtttccttctcctctcggccctgttcctttataatgtagcttcaatttctaagtccagaggaactaaattgcctatgggagatctatgcatatacaatactAACAGAACAACGGCTATCCagttaaacaagaaaagacaaatagaaattaggaacaaatattcacaaaaacaatcaaagaatagacacctaaaaatgagctaacttcccaaataaaaagaagttccccggcaatgGCGCCAAAAACTTATTCGCAGATtctggcaagtgcaccggatcgcacaagtagtataaaacgataagaaccgagtattgaacactcggggaacttgtgttatttggtaagctatttcagcaaataggtgtctggtgtgtaaaggtaAGTGTGAGTATGAAaaggtgtataaactatctgtgtaaaaagaaagaaaatcacgtgagagaaatgatgtgtaaaaacaagtagagaacacgttggtcttcctaataggtgcttgatgctaaaaagatattctctatctaacaatgctcatgtgttcttatggtgtctcctgagatactaaaccccgattcctcatgatagtttagcctaatcttgATCAAGTATTGtctgcagattcctcttgtaagactaaactcaatcaggaccgcattaagacacacatactcaactaaattatcgcaccccgattcctcgtgaaagcacgacaactcagccctgcactatcaaggactttagagtcagaccagtttccactgttgaatgaccctaacaaagcatgcatctacatgatcaaggtaaaggcatactggaatgaaaagcatatAGCACAGAGaaaacacaaaacatcattaaatagatagaaatatatttacatcaggtacctacagggaagatccaacagaggatttagctttctataccaagaagccttcttaacaacaaagagaagaataagatgaaagattgcaaaaatacaaggggtgaggatgtctctttcacctctaggatctcacaatctcTCACAAaatcatctcaagctctcaaaccggctcctacttcaagctctggtctttgcagatcttcacacagcaaaatctctcaaaactctctggaacttggacctttctctatCTAGAAACCCAAGACATGCAAAGCtatgaatcccagtccaaactctcttcacaaaatctgatttcaggcttaaataggtggccttgttcgtgctcgtgcgcttagcgcatgtatggaccgcttagcgcacgttagtgattttttgcttagcgcgcctttctcacttagcggatgaactgaagcagtgcgcttagtgagatgaagtggTGCACTTAGTGAACTTGTatgctcatcttcttccagagtcttcctcgcgcatagcccaggagtgttgcgcttagcggacgctcgctaagctagcagattggcttagcgagaaggtgaaaaacaacacttttcaaagcttgcctaattaacctgaaattgagagaaaatgattattaaacacacaaaatagaTGTATTAAGTATCTATAGTCTATacttaacaaaaagtacttataatactacaaaacaaccataaattgggaaagtttgatacaatttacacaagttttatacacaaaagttagtcgtattcatcgaatAACACTAAGCATATCATGTTATTCTCTGAacgcgcgctaagcgagtctgTCCCGTTAACCGCCCAGCccatttttctgttttatttttctactttcAATCTTGAATAAAACCTGTCTAATTTTCTCTCCTGTGATTCTTTTGATGCTGATGGCCTCTAGGAAAAGGAAAGCAACTCTTCTCGACCTCAGGAACCATATGACACTACAAGATTCATCTATGAGGTCGCATGGGAACACTTCGAGCAGAACGTTCACTCCCAGAACATTCTTCCAAAGAGGAACATTACTTTATATGTCACGGAGTACGATGAATTCCGACAGGAGCTCGAGAGGCGCAGGTGGCATAAAGCCTTGACCAGGCAGCCTGATGGTAGCATTGATGTGGCCCTGGTcaaggaattttatgccaatttaTATGATCTAGAGGATAAGTCCCCGAGGCAAGTCAAAGTGCGGGGCAAATTGATAAAGTTTGATGGGGAGTCACTGAACACATTCCTGGAGACCCCGGTGGTTCTGGAGCCAGGGGAGCACTACTCCGTTTTCTCCAGATTTTGTCACACACACCCAGACCCTCAGGAGTTTGCTTCCAAGCTCTATATTCCAGGGCACGGTTTTGTTCTGAACGCTGAAAGAGCACCCTGGAAGCTCCTGAGGAAGGATTTGACTACCCTGGCGCAGACCTGGAGCGTCTTGTCATAC
Encoded proteins:
- the LOC114397072 gene encoding uncharacterized protein LOC114397072 — translated: MSNHKSTESAIKNLKIQVGQLAKHIAHNSSGGFGANTEKNPKEECKAVITRSKRETVVEDEGRISDEKDVVIQRILPPKCKDPGSVTIPCSIGAVLVGKALIDLGANINLMPLSICRRIGELEIMPRRMTLQLADQSIARPYGMVEDVLVKVRQFTFPADFMIMDIKEDPKIPLILGHPFMLTANCVVDMGKGNLEMDIDDQKVTFDLFDAEKHSLDRNICSKMDEIENEMAQMARAKIAQDP